One stretch of Pyrenophora tritici-repentis strain M4 chromosome 4, whole genome shotgun sequence DNA includes these proteins:
- a CDS encoding AcuC, Deacetylase, translating to MEDEDYTMGDDSIIVSTEPNGDHAPNTVVPSDIFGNSKGLMFTKHEQLPFHSPSKAPSLLQPSAQKSSPGPHRTTKSPSAWSDKMSMSRPTPVRRTSPQVRIPPKPTSSALAYATSKTGLVYDPRMRFHAELPDMNINPDDIHPEDPRRIHSIFKEIKEAGLVASSTSEEDQQDHCWRIATRYATKPEILLIHTEEHYDFLKEQAEGLDSIYFNHSTFECAKLAAGGAIEACKAVVQGHVRNAIAIIRPPGHHAETDSPSGFCIFNNVPIATRVCQKAYPETCRKVLILDWDVHHGNGIQHAFYNDPNVLYISLHVFKGGNFYPNLPDGDLNYCGEGPGEGKNVNIPWADHGMGDAEYLYAFQEVVMPIATEFDPDLVIISAGFDAAEGDLLGGCFVTPACYGHMTHMLMRLAKGKLVVCLEGGYNLRSIARSALAVTRVLMLEPPDRLHIDLPGPKDSAVHTVENVKREHSRYWKSLYPKHLDKADPGYKDTCRLHEIIREWQSQRLASEHSMVPLPPLYINKAGLTQTFSHNIIATPRFMDRYPLLVIFHDPPGFQDYPDPVTGKNELHNTWLVSISTVSYCVIADFGRRLMSPRGTLTGP from the exons ATGGAAGACGAAGACTACACCATGGGAGATGACTCAATCATCGTCTCAACAGAGCCCAACGGTGATCACGCACCGAATACCGTTGTTCCATCGGATATTTTTGGCAATAGCAAAGGACTAATGTTTACCAAACACGAGCAGCTGCCATTTCATAGCCCATCAAAGGCGCCTTCCTTACTGCAACCCAGTGCCCAAAAAAGTAGTCCTGGACCTCATCGAACTACCAAGTCGCCCAGTGCATGGTCCGATAAGATGAGCATGTCGCGGCCAACACCGGTTCGACGCACGAGCCCGCAAGTTCGTATACCTCCAAAGCCAACCTCGTCTGCGCTTGCGTATGCGACATCAAAGACAGGTCTGGTGTATGACCCTCGTATGCGGTTTCACGCAGAACTCCCAGACATGAACATCAATCCCGACGACATCCATCCTGAGGATCCTAGGCGCATCCACTCAATCTTCAAGGAAATCAAAGAAGCTGGTCTTGTCGCATCCAGCACTTCTGAGGAAGATCAACAAGACCATTGCTGGAGGATTGCGACACGATATGCCACAAAGCCCGAGATATTGCTCATACACACCGAAGAGCACTATGATTTT TTAAAGGAGCAGGCAGAAGGGCTTGACTCGATTTACTTCAATCACTCCACGTTTGAGTGCGCAAAGCTTGCAGCTGGCGGCGCCATTGAAGCCTGCAAAGCGGTAGTACAGGGTCATGTGCGGAACGCAATTGCCATCATCCGTCCCCCGGGGCATCATGCGGAGACCGACTCGCCATCGGGCTTTTGCATATTCAACAATGTTCCAATAGCCACTCGCGTATGCCAGaaagcttacccagagacCTGTCGCAAGGTCCTGATTCTCGACTGGGATGTGCATCATGGAAACGGTATCCAGCACGCCTTCTACAACGATCCCAACGTGCTCTATATCTCATTACATGTGTTCAAGGGTGGAAACTTTTACCCAAACTTACCCGATGGGGATCTCAATTACTGCGGCGAAGGCCCAGGAGAAGGGAAGAACGTAAACATTCCATGGGCTGACCACGGCATGGGTGACGCGGAATATCTTTATGCTTTCCAAGAGGTTGTCATGCCTATCGCTACCGAGTTCGATCCAGATCTTGTAATTATATCGGCTGGTTTCGATGCGGCCGAGGGGGACTTGTTAGGCGGATGTTTCGTCACGCCTGCATGCTACGGGCACATGACACATATGCTTATGCGGTTAGCAAAAGGAAAGCTTGTGGTGTGTCTCGAAGGCGGGTATAATCTACGGTCTATCGCACGTTCAGCACTAGCAGTAACCAGAGTACTTATGCTGGAGCCCCCGGATCGCTTACATATTGATCTGCCAGGCCCAAAGGACAGCGCAGTCCATACCGTCGAGAACGTGAAACGAGAACACTCTAGATACTGGAAATCCCTCTACCCGAAACATCTGGACAAGGCGGATCCTGGCTACAAGGACACATGTCGATTGCACGAGATCATCCGGGAGTGGCAGAGTCAACGCTTGGCTTCAGAACACTCCATGGTCCCGCTTCCTCCACTTTATATCAACAAGGCGGGCTTGACGCAAACTTTTTCGCATAACATTATCGCTAC ACCCAGGTTCATGGACCGTTATCCTCTCCTCGTAATATTCCATGATCCACCGGGATTCCAGGACTATCCCGATCCCGTGACTGGAAAGAACGAGTTACATAACACCTGGCTCGTAAGTATAAGTACAGTCTCATACTGTGTAATAGCTGACTTTGGACGAAGACTGATGTCACCAAGAGGTACATTGACTGGGCCATAA